In Candida albicans SC5314 chromosome 4, complete sequence, the genomic window GCCCCGTTTTTTCAAGAGTCATTATAGGAGTGCAACTTTATGTAGCTGGATAACATGTTCAATAGCTTGATTACTGTGCGGCGGTGTAGTCGtcttaataattttaaaaataacacATAATGCTCCCCGTTAGATGTTCGCATAGAACATTTTCTACAATAAACACAGCTGTGTGAATGGTGTTTACAAGTTAAGTACTTCTCTTTGTAGGGCGGTGTTTTGTAATTACAGCCTGGAAGTAGCCTCCTCTATCAGCTCTTCGATATCTTTATAACGGTGTTGATATTTTGTCCTACAAAATAAAGGGCTATgttgaataaatatttttgcaACTAGTTCGATTGTTATCATTTCAAATAGTTATAAATAGTTAAAGTGACTGGTACTAGCAACTTCTTAGCTTACATGACATTTATGAAGACTTTATTTCACATATTTCCTCTATTATCAACATAATAAGCAATTAAAATATCTGATTTGGCCCCCATGCTAGTTTCAAAATACCTATCTGATACCAAAACATGCCCATTTTGACTTCATCTCAATTGCCACTCTAGAATACTTGCATGTGTTTCCAGCAGTTAAATTAGTTACCAATGCAGCTACTTTTATTCTTGTCATTATTAACACTCTACTAGATCTTTTTGCTTCCTTCCtttcatttcttcaatttgtcCCATTAATTCTCACTTCTGGAACCTCCTTATTTTCTTCCTTctctttattttcatcttGGTCATTCGCATTCAGTTGCCAACGCTTAACCATGTCATTCATCAAAGAATTCATGAAATcttgattgattatatttttacGGAAATTCTCatcttgtaataatttcaaaatatgtAAACAATTAGGATAAACCAAGAACTTTGAGTATTCGGGTTGAGTCCAATACTGTAGATAGTTCAAGTAATTGATAAAGTTCTCATCattgaaataattgtttTGGGCTAAATAGTTGACATAGGGAATATTACTCAACGATTGAACAAATTCTAACTCGATCTCCCATCTTGTTGGTAATGAGTTTATTAGATTTGTGTATTGTTCCtgttctttcttttgttgttccGTTATTGGTTGATCTGTTTGAGCGGACATGGGTATGGTGAGTGTTTGAAAGTAATGATGTTGGTTAGGTGAAACTTTGTTGTGtgtgctttttttttttcaattgttttcgCCATGGAAATATTCTCTGTTATAACGGTTTTTCTGTGGGTcaagaatttaaaatttaacAACCCACCATAAAAGTTTTTTGATCAGTTCCATAACAATTATAAGCTATACCATTACCAATAAACCACCCACAAGTATATCTATATATTTATCTTACACAGTCTAGCTTTTTAACAACACTATATCTACAATACATGTGTGTCGTAATTTTCTTGACACGACATCCATGCGACATTCGCGAAATGAAATTCAATCTTgagaagaaattaaaaaaatcatttccAATCCAAATTCTCCCCATTCGAAGTATAAACAAACCAACTAACACATGTCATCCACCCCAGTCACCCCTCAAACAAACTCTTCATCGAAAGTAACAGTATCAACTAGTAGAGAAGTTGCATTAGAACAAGAACTTTCTCAAATAACTAACATCAATGCTGTTTTGGAACAGTTTCTTCAAACCATTGAAAAAGTCAATGGtgatttgaatcaaattaataatgGTGCTACAAATACcatgattttgatgaataAATGGACAGATATAATGTCACAAGCTGATTTTACTCTTGATGTGATCAACAATAGTGGATGGATACCCAATGATGAATACGATAATGAGTTTGGAGAAggacaacaacagcagcaagACGACAATGAAGATGaggaagaaattgaagcTAAATTACGTGCTCTCGAACAAGAAAATCTTGAGATTAGTaaaaagattgaaaatcaaGCCAAGGAAAAGAATGCTAAAATGAATCGTGCTAGAGAGATTGAtagtaaaagaaaaagggaATTGGGATTGTTTAATGTTAGAAAGAAAGCATCACGTTAATAGGCGGTTGTTAATGACGTTGAAACTGTTTGATAATTGCTGATTTCTTGTTCATGTTAAACAAttgttattcaattgaacaTGTAGTTTGAAGGTTTTGGAGGTCCACTGTACATCACAAACATGAAGTTAGACTTTCCGTTATGagttaaatattttaaaaacaataagTTAGTTGCTTAGACGTATGCGTTTACATCCCGAGTTTtagcagcaacagcagaCACTACTGTTAGTgcaaacaatttttttttctgattGCACCTGTCTAAGCGCATAGTTCGTATAAGCGCACACCCTAATTTACTTTATGGAAGAATAATTTGCTTAGACAATCTTGAACAAGTATTTTAACTGCAAGATAGATATAAATTAAAGCGTTGTTCCAATATGAAATagttctttctttttttttgctttgttTGGGCAATATCTATATGagtgaaaaattatctACTGCTGTCACACAAGACGAATCTGTCACGGATACTAGTGAATTCGATAATGTCTTGTATTTTATCAAGGAAAATGAACAGATAATTGATCCTGATTCTACTATTGATGGTGCTAAAATAGTTCGGAAATTGGACCTCATCATCCTTCCGTTGTTGTGTTGTATATATTTCTTACAATTTTTAGATAAATCGTTGTTGAATTATGCTGCCGCAATGGGAATTAAAAAAGTCTTGGATAACCATGGTGTTGgcaacaatcaatttgcTAATTTGTCCACAATGTTTTATGCATCATATATATTTGGAGAACCTATAATGTCATATATTTTGCAACGATACCCACTAGGTAAATCACTTGGTGTTTGTATTGTTCTATGGGGTGTTGTGGTTACTTGTCATTCTGCATGTTCTAGTTATGCCTCATTGATGATAGTTAGAACACTATTAGGGATATTTGAATCCAGCTCTGCTGTTGGGCTAATTACTATTAGTGGCATGTATTATAATAAACGACAACAAGTTGCTAGGATGGGTATATGGTCAGTCATGGCTGGTACAGCAACTATCTTTGGTGGGTTATTATCATTTGCATTCCAACATATACATgttcaaaaattcaaatcatggcaaatattatttcttgttaTTGGATTGATCACAATCGCTTTTGGGTTTTTTGTCATGGTTTATTTACCTGACAATATTGATACTGTGTGGTTCTTAAACAAGCAGGAAAAACTATATATTCTAAATCACACGGTGAGACCAAATCAAACAGGGACTAAAAGCTCGAAATTCAAATGGAAACAtataaaagaattattaatacTTGATAAATTCACTTGGCTCTATTTTTTGTTAACTATTTGTTCTCAGATTGTGACTGGTGCTATTGGTACTTTTAGTGTTACCATTACACTTTCGTTTGGATTTGATTCTTATCAATCTGCTTTATTGCAATTACCCATTGGTGCattgattataattatcattttAACAGCAACACAATTAGTGTCTCAATTTGGTCACATTACatatattataatatcAATGTTTATTCCAACCATAGTAGGTGCGAtagttttaataatttcccCTAACAAAATTGGAAACATTATGGCATTGTACTTGCTTTATAGTGGATCGTCGGTGATAACATTAATCTATTCTTGGACAAGTGTAAATACTGCTGGTACTTCGAAAAAGATTTTCCGCAGTGGTATGATAATGATTGCATTTTCTATAGCTTGCATCATTGGTCctcaattgtttcaaaattataGTGCTCCAAAGTATCATCCAGCAAAGATTGTTATTTTGATTACACAATGTATGTGTATTCCTATAACTTGGTTAATTGGCTGGATGTGCCAACAAGAGAATTCAAAAAGAGACCAAATCAAAGATCAGATGCcagaaaattttgaattttttgacTTGACAGATTTAGAGAATACTCAGTTTAGATATAGTTATTAGGTAATTTTACTAGAGTTATATTACTATATACGTTTAGAGGTACACTTTTATATGCATTGAAATGTgtcaaaaatatattaCAAGATACGCAAACTATATTCATctataattatatttttcgtcttttttatttatttttttttgctaattgttttaatattgtacaaatctaaaaattcaataaagtAAACCAAAACCTAAACCTAAACCTAAGCCAGAACCTGAGCTTCAATATGGGGaagaaacaagaagaataaaaaaaaaagtttaccCAAACGGGAGAAGGAGGGGAAGATGGGGGCATGGATATCATGATACATGAGTTCTAAAAATTACTATTCATCATTCTTCTAACATCACTTTTTCTATTACCTGGAAGCAAATCACTTTCCGGTCCATTCAAGTCGCTATGaccaaattgttgatatcCGGGACGtggattgttgttgattctaGGTATTGATCCAGCTGGTTTgaattttctttgtttagTGATTTCTGTCACTGGATTTAACATAACCACTGATGATCTAGCCATCTGTGAAGCTGAAGGTACATTTGTTGATGGGGACacatttctttgttgttgttgcgtcaatgatgatgatgatgatggttgttggtgttgtgCTGATGGAAAATAGCCATCTGGTTGGATGGAATGTTGATGTTGCAGTGGGAATGAAGCTTGTGACTGTATTGATGGTGAATTTACAGGTGATGTCCATACTCCATCATTCTCTATCGGAACAAATGGTAACTTTCCAGTAGGTGAAGACGTCACAGTTTGGTTTTTCATGCTTGGTTTGAAATCAGTATAAGTTTGTAAAGTAGATTTTCTAATGTCTGATGGACGGGGTATTTTTTGCAATGCTGGTAATGGTCTTTTGGATTCCTTAATAcgttgttgctgttgctgttcataataattatagTACTGTTGTTCTTGGAATTGTTGGTATAATTGTGGATCGACCGGAGAACCGTAttcttgttgatattgCTGATTGAATTGGTCGTAATAATActgttggtgttgttgaacaaattgCTGTTCATCGTGCTCTTGATATACAGAGGAAGTGTTACTAAATCTTTTAGCATATTCAGTGTCCATCTTCAACTCATCGTTAATCTTATCTGGTACAGGAGGataattttcatcaatttcatatttcCTAGTTGGTGCCGCTTCCCCAGTAACTTCTTTGTCGAAATAAACTTTATAAACAGATTTCATACGTTTAAgttcttcttgttgttccGGACTTAATTCGTTCATTTCATCGTCATTGTCATCTTCGTTCTCTTCCTCTTCATTGTCGCTATCgttcttcaacaaattgaatgcAGATATTCTTGGAGATCGCGGTTTAGAAGTTGTTAATTGTTCAGTTGCTGTTGTGTTTCGAGTATCACCTTCAGTTGAAAATGTAAAGtcaccatcatcataatTATTAGTAGCTGCTTGTTTTGTATGAGGGATAGTCTCCATTGTTGACTCAGTAGTGTTTGTGGCCTGATCTTGCTGATCATCAAATGGAGAGTTGGAGTTTTCAGTtgattcttcattttcttcgCTAACAAATATCTGTGGAACGTCGTTATTCACGTTAGGAACAGATTCATTTTCATAGGACACGACAAATTTCTCTTCTGGTGAAGAATAGTTCTCTGATTCGTCAGATGTCTCCTCTTGTACACCACGTCCTATATCTCTTGCATTTGGCTCAGCGATGGAAGGGTCAGAATCATTCGGAATGTTGGTATATTGTTTACCATCCTTCTTTTTACTTGGGCTCTTGGCTGAAGATGGTTTTCTGGAATGGCCACGGCCCTCTGCCATTGTATGTTTGAGATTTCCATCAAGATGCATAGAACCTGATCTAGATCTAGAACCCACGTTGGAAGGGGTTTGATAACCTTGCAGATCACCAAGTTTTCTTGCATAGTCATCTAGAGAAAGCTTCGATCCAGTTTGATGTTGATATggcaaaacaaaactatCTAAATATGGGTCTAGTGGACgctgttgttgctttgAAGCTCTTTCATATTGTTTGCTGTAtggtttattattagaataGTCCATTGGATATCTAACGGAGTTTCTATTATGGAATGGATCTTCTTGATAATCTTTCATTTGGGGATAATCCGGTAATGCAGTAGCCTCtccattttcatcaaagtCTGGATCATGTTCTAAACTTTCCTTCTTATCCTTACGGTAGTTTCTATAAAGAAAATACCCAAGAACGGCAACTATAGCAAGACATGGTAACACAATAGATAAAGCAATGGTAACACTATTATCACTAACAGGTTTTTCACACTGATCGGAGTTGGGGTGTGTTTTACAGTAGTCAGATGTTTCACTGGAGTCGTCTGACGATTTAGATGCTCGAACCTCTAACGTTGGTGTTCTTTCATACACAAGATCAAATGTAGGCATGACTAAAGGATTGTATTTGTGTTTAAAAGTATTCTTTTGAGGGAGGATGACTACTCAAATTATGGAAAAGTGTTCGGTAAATAAAATTGTAAAGTTGTAGTTTAAAAGCGAATGACAATGTTCTAAGACGAATGGTTctctgtttctttttctaaatcttgcaaatacttttttattgaaaaccCAAACTTTTCTTAGAACCAAGAATATGTAacttaataaaaaaatggatagaagaaaagaatttgataataaaaacaacAGGAATAAGTAGTATCTAGTTATGGTAagtaaaattaaaaaaaaaaataaaaatttggtATATTGTTCAACCAATCAATCCAccaaagaaaaggaaaaaaaaaaaagttaagATTTCACTTTAAGGCGTAGGTCGTGTAATTTGTGTTGAAATTGAGACAGAAGAGcgaaaaaaatatacaaaaaaaatttaacttttttGAGAATGTCCTGCATACAGTTGTGcgtttgttttgattttatttttattttttctttgtctttgtGATTTGTGTAATGTTTTGAGTTtctgttattttttttacttccggtggtggtggtggtgaaatAATAGACGTTTGTCAAGTGGGTCGGTTCGTAGAGTAAGACATCTATTGTTCTTGCTTTTTATCTGTATTCTAattagatttgaatttaattacTTTAATGTAGTCAGATGAATTGGCCAAACTAATAGATATATCATTAATAGGCATGCCATGGATTTTTCTGAAGTTGATTATGTAAGATTTAATTCGTACCTTTTTTTGTCACGCTTTTTCCGCTAAAAAAAACCCGACGCGTCATCAGCTGAATTGATTCTCTTTAAATTAGTGGATCTCATTTCATATACAATAAACGGAGCTGCATGGTTTGGAGGTGACTAGATCTCATATATCTAGTAAATTAATAAAGCAATTTCATTCGTGGTAACGTGAATAGGCTAATACTAGTAGTTCCTCGGTCGAagttgtattttttttttccgcTCTAATTACACGAGATGGAAGTCTTCCTCTAGTTAGTTTTCCAACCGTCAAAACCATAGACGTCTATCACTGGTGTCATATACAACTGAGAATCGTAAAAAGTGTGATATCCTTATTTCCAGGTAACCATCGGCATTGTTATAGTTGCGTCTTAGGTCTATATCTGTAcagtctttttttttgtaaatgaTTATTTTATGATTAGAAATCAGACCAAaaagtttcaaaaataCAGCATTTGtaaatttccaattatATTTCTTAATTAATGCCAGAGAGTTTTGTTTGACCTACATTTAATTGGTTCACTAAACATTTGGCGATATAAAATAGTAGAAAGAGCATTGCTTTCAAAATACGGAGATCATACTGTGGCGTTTTTAACAACACAGATACCAGCGTATACCGttttccatttttcttggaacggcttcttcttttgtaCTTACAATCCAACATGATGTTACATTTATATCTCACTTGGCggttttattattatattgagCTCTATACGAAAGTTTAGATACGAGAAATGCCACTACAGCTTATGATTCCCTAATTAAATAAGCGACGATTAATCCCAGTTAAGTTGCTTTTGGAGAGGAAGAGGGATATCtgtgcttttttttttcttgttcctTATCTATTCGATTTTTCATCGTTTGTCTATTCCCTCTCACccccccaaaaaaaatatctttCTGCAGCTATTTTTTTCCTACTCggtttctttgtttttctttcaaacaGGACTTCAACACTTTGCTTTTACTTGTGTACAACCTTCGATACGCAACTGCTCGCCCTTAAAATCATGCTGACACTCCCGTTTATCAATAATggaaacaaatcaaataccGGATCTTCCCATCTACCGGGCAGATTAACAGcattaattgtttcaatattgGTTGCTCTTGCGTCAGGCACACCATATTTGTATGGGGTCTATTCCCCACAGTTTGTAAAACAAGTGGGATTGACTACTTCTGATTCAGCAACAATATCTTTGGCAACAAATTTGGGCTCGGGAGTAGGTGGACTACCAGGAGGGTTAATAATTGACCATTTTGGTCCACAAAAGAGTATATTATTGGGGTCAGTTTGTATATTTATTGGTTATTTTGCCATGCACAAAATCTATGAAGCCAAATATGACAATTTATTGATCATTTGCCTTGCAATGGTCCTTGCAGGATTTGGATCAATCACTTCCTATTTTGCCACATTGAAAGCTTCACAATCAAATTTCCCCAAACATCGAGGTGCAGCTGGTGCGTTCCCTGTTAGTGCGTATGGGTTTGCTGCGActatattttcaattatttcaGCAACTTATTTCAAAGGAAACTCTGGAGGATTATTGGAATTTCTAT contains:
- the DUO1 gene encoding Duo1p (Subunit of the Dam1 (DASH) complex, which acts in chromosome segregation by coupling kinetochores to spindle microtubules), coding for MSSTPVTPQTNSSSKVTVSTSREVALEQELSQITNINAVLEQFLQTIEKVNGDLNQINNGATNTMILMNKWTDIMSQADFTLDVINNSGWIPNDEYDNEFGEGQQQQQDDNEDEEEIEAKLRALEQENLEISKKIENQAKEKNAKMNRAREIDSKRKRELGLFNVRKKASR
- the SOH1 gene encoding Soh1p (Subunit of the RNA polymerase II mediator complex; involved in control of cytokinesis, morphogenesis, biofilm formation, virulence; cell-cycle regulated periodic mRNA expression) yields the protein MSAQTDQPITEQQKKEQEQYTNLINSLPTRWEIELEFVQSLSNIPYVNYLAQNNYFNDENFINYLNYLQYWTQPEYSKFLVYPNCLHILKLLQDENFRKNIINQDFMNSLMNDMVKRWQSNANDQDENKEKEENKEVPEVRINGTN
- a CDS encoding uncharacterized protein (Putative transporter; fungal-specific; Spider biofilm induced), which codes for MSEKLSTAVTQDESVTDTSEFDNVLYFIKENEQIIDPDSTIDGAKIVRKLDLIILPLLCCIYFLQFLDKSLLNYAAAMGIKKVLDNHGVGNNQFANLSTMFYASYIFGEPIMSYILQRYPLGKSLGVCIVLWGVVVTCHSACSSYASLMIVRTLLGIFESSSAVGLITISGMYYNKRQQVARMGIWSVMAGTATIFGGLLSFAFQHIHVQKFKSWQILFLVIGLITIAFGFFVMVYLPDNIDTVWFLNKQEKLYILNHTVRPNQTGTKSSKFKWKHIKELLILDKFTWLYFLLTICSQIVTGAIGTFSVTITLSFGFDSYQSALLQLPIGALIIIIILTATQLVSQFGHITYIIISMFIPTIVGAIVLIISPNKIGNIMALYLLYSGSSVITLIYSWTSVNTAGTSKKIFRSGMIMIAFSIACIIGPQLFQNYSAPKYHPAKIVILITQCMCIPITWLIGWMCQQENSKRDQIKDQMPENFEFFDLTDLENTQFRYSY
- a CDS encoding uncharacterized protein (Ortholog of S. cerevisiae Skg6; localizes to the cell cortex, cell bud neck, cell bud tip, incipient cellular bud site, and is membrane-bound; Spider biofilm induced), translated to MPTFDLVYERTPTLEVRASKSSDDSSETSDYCKTHPNSDQCEKPVSDNSVTIALSIVLPCLAIVAVLGYFLYRNYRKDKKESLEHDPDFDENGEATALPDYPQMKDYQEDPFHNRNSVRYPMDYSNNKPYSKQYERASKQQQRPLDPYLDSFVLPYQHQTGSKLSLDDYARKLGDSQGYQTPSNVGSRSRSGSMHLDGNLKHTMAEGRGHSRKPSSAKSPSKKKDGKQYTNIPNDSDPSIAEPNARDIGRGVQEETSDESENYSSPEEKFVVSYENESVPNVNNDVPQIFVSEENEESTENSNSPFDDQQDQATNTTESTMETIPHTKQAATNNYDDGDFTFSTEGDTRNTTATEQLTTSKPRSPRISAFNLLKNDSDNEEEENEDDNDDEMNELSPEQQEELKRMKSVYKVYFDKEVTGEAAPTRKYEIDENYPPVPDKINDELKMDTEYAKRFSNTSSVYQEHDEQQFVQQHQQYYYDQFNQQYQQEYGSPVDPQLYQQFQEQQYYNYYEQQQQQRIKESKRPLPALQKIPRPSDIRKSTLQTYTDFKPSMKNQTVTSSPTGKLPFVPIENDGVWTSPVNSPSIQSQASFPSQHQHSIQPDGYFPSAQHQQPSSSSSLTQQQQRNVSPSTNVPSASQMARSSVVMLNPVTEITKQRKFKPAGSIPRINNNPRPGYQQFGHSDLNGPESDLLPGNRKSDVRRMMNSNF